The Gracilimonas sediminicola sequence CGGGCATCTGTTCCTGAATATGTTCGTACTGTTCTTCTTCGGATTGGTTTTGGAGCGATCTATAGGAAGAGAGCATTTTATTGCTTTGTACCTTTCAGCACTGGTTATTTCCAGTTTGCCCTCATTGTTTCAGCATAAAGATAATCCTGAGTTTGCTACGGTAGGGGCGTCCGGGGCCGTAGAAAGCGTGTTATTTGGGTTCATCCTGCTTTTTCCGCTCGACCCGATCTACATCATGTTTATTCCATTCGGGATTCCGGCCATCATTTTTGGAGCCCTGTTCCTGGTTTACAGCGTTTTTGCAAGTAAAAGAGAAGGAAGGATAAATCATGAAGCCCACATAGCCGGTGCAGTATGGGGATTCGTGTACCTGATCATCTTTGTGCCAAATACCGTTGACCATTTCCTCAGTGTGTTTGGCCTGCTCTGATTTCTATCCTCTTTTTGAGCGGAACTCTTTCATGAAATCAGTCAGTACTTTCACCGACTCCATGGAACAGGCATTGTAGATACTGGCACGAATACCGCTTACGCTTCGGTGCCCTTTTAAAGCGACCAAACCATGTTCTTCCGCTTCAGAAATAAAACGTTGTTCCAGTTCTTCGGTTGGTAGCCGAAAGGTCACATTCATTTTAGAACGGGAATCAACATCAGCTGTTCCGGTGTAAAAATCGTCCTGATCAATGGTGGTGTACAGCAGTTCTGCTTTTTGGTTGTTGAGTTTTTGGAAGTAGGGAATACCTCCTTTGTCTTCCACCCACTGCAACACCAGATTTACCATGTAAACAGCAAAGCTCGGTGGCGTATTAAAAATGCGTTTGCTGTGTGAATGATAATTCAGGAAAGTGGGAATATTCTGTTTGGTGTTAGTTTGCAGGAAATCTTTCTTCACAATTACCACTGTCACACCGGAAGGTCCCAAATTCTTTTGAGCTCCCGCATAAATCAGTCCATAGCGGTCTGTGTCAATAGGGCGGGAAATGAAATCGGATGAAGCATCACATACCAACGGAGCTCCATTTGAATCCGGCTCGCTCCTGAACTGAGTTCCGTAAATGGTATTGTTTGAAGTAAAGTGAACGTACCTTGGATTACCGGACAGCTCTAACTCGTCATTAGCAGGAACGCGGATAAAATCCTCGTCTTCACTGCTGAACGGAATGTGTACATTGCCAAAGAGCCGGGCTTCTTTAATGGCTTTCTGCGACCAAACGCCGGTGTTGATATAATCGGCTGTCTGCCCTTCTTCCAAAAAGTTGAAGGGTACTTGCATAAACTGGGCGGTTGCCCCTCCCTGCAAAAACATGATATGAAAATCATCCCCGAGCCCTAAAATCCGGGTTAGCCGTTCTTTGGCTTCGGCATCTACTTTGGTGTACTCTTTTCCCCGATGACTTTTCTCCATGATTGAAGTCCCGGTTCCGTGGTAATCAAGAAGCTCATCCTGTACAATCTCTAAAACCTCCAGAGGGAGGGCGGCAGGACCTGCACTAAAATTGTGAACGCGTTTCATATCGGCTTTGCGTAATAAGTGAATTTGTTAGATCTAAAAAGTATGAACCAATAACCCTGAACGGAGCTTAGGCTCAAACCAGGTGGACTTTGGTGGCATAAGCTGTCCCGCATCAGAAACATCCAGCAGTTCTTCAATGCTGGTTGGGTACAGGCTGATGCCAAGCGAAGCCTCTCCGTTATCCACTAAATTTTCCAGCTCATTGGTGCCTCTGATGCCGCCAACGAAATCTATGTTGGGATCGGTTCGCTGATCTTTAACATTAAGAATAGGAGTAAGAACCTGGTTCTGCAGTAATGAGATGTCAAGGTTGGAAGCAGGGTCGGTTTTCTCGGAAGGCTTAAGGGTAATGCCATACCAGTTGTCATTTACATAGAAAGAAACCATTCCTTTTTTAGCAGGAACCGGTTTAGCTTTTTTCTGAACCGTGAATTTCTCCTCCAGCTGTTTCAGGAAGTTATCAGGAATGGAAAACACAATGCGGTTATAGGCCAGTATTTCCATTTGATCCATCGGAAAAAGCACCGCAGGGAAAAAATTATATTCCTCAGTCCCCTCATGTTCGGGATTTTGTGAAGCTTGCTCTTTGGCTGCTCTCGCGGCACTTGCACAGCGGTGATGGCCGTCTGCCACATATAACCTGGCAATCTTTTGAAACTCTGAAACCGGGGTATCTGAAGCCTCAACTTTCCAAATGGTATGTTGAATGCCGTCTTCAGTTGTCAGGTCATAAACAGGATCATTCTGATCCATATGATTATCCATAAAATGGGTGACAGAGCCACTATCACGGAATGTGAGCATGACGGGTTCAGCATGGGCTTGCTGGGTAAGGATGTGTTTGGTGCGGTCGTCTTCTTTGTCAGGTCGGGTGAGTTCATGCTTCAGGATTACGTCATTGTTGTAATCGTCAACGCTCACACACCCAAATATTCCGGTTTGAGAACGGCCGTTCATAATCAGCCGGTAAATATAGATGGCGTGCTTATCTTCCTGAATAAAAGCATCAGATTGTAGCAGGGAATGAAGGTTTTCCCGGCCTTTCTCATATACCTTGGCATCATAAACCGAGGTTTTGGCCGGAAGGTCAATTTCAGGCCGAATGACATTTAAGAAACTATTCGGTTTTCCTTTGGCAAGCTGTTTTGCTTCGCTGGTATTGATTACATCATAAGGAACACAGGCTACTTCTTCTGCGAACTCCGGGTGGGGTCTCCATGCCTTAAAAGGCTTAATAACGGCCATAAAAAAGTTTTTGATTTTGGTTATCCTTAGGAGCGCTTAATGTACAGAAAATTGAACTTTATTTAACCGGAAAGCCCTTTAATTTAGGGAAGCAATCAACGAATAATAAAAGAAAAGGAATATGAGCGAGAACGGTAACAAACTGAATGAAGAACAGCAGGAACAACTACTGTTTATGATGCTGGTTCAGCAACATCAGCAAATTGCAATGATGGGGCTTGGTAAGATTCAACACCCTGAGACAGGTCAAACAGAGAAAGACTTGTCGTCCGCCAAGTACGCAATTGATACCCTGGGCATGCTGAAGAAATTCACGGAAGGAAATCTTTCTAAGGAATCCGCGAATT is a genomic window containing:
- a CDS encoding rhomboid family intramembrane serine protease; this encodes MSVTLILIAANVVVSLVALYALPQVFEKGMMMPYRVIRENTWYELISSGFIHAGIGHLFLNMFVLFFFGLVLERSIGREHFIALYLSALVISSLPSLFQHKDNPEFATVGASGAVESVLFGFILLFPLDPIYIMFIPFGIPAIIFGALFLVYSVFASKREGRINHEAHIAGAVWGFVYLIIFVPNTVDHFLSVFGLL
- a CDS encoding DUF1015 domain-containing protein, coding for MAVIKPFKAWRPHPEFAEEVACVPYDVINTSEAKQLAKGKPNSFLNVIRPEIDLPAKTSVYDAKVYEKGRENLHSLLQSDAFIQEDKHAIYIYRLIMNGRSQTGIFGCVSVDDYNNDVILKHELTRPDKEDDRTKHILTQQAHAEPVMLTFRDSGSVTHFMDNHMDQNDPVYDLTTEDGIQHTIWKVEASDTPVSEFQKIARLYVADGHHRCASAARAAKEQASQNPEHEGTEEYNFFPAVLFPMDQMEILAYNRIVFSIPDNFLKQLEEKFTVQKKAKPVPAKKGMVSFYVNDNWYGITLKPSEKTDPASNLDISLLQNQVLTPILNVKDQRTDPNIDFVGGIRGTNELENLVDNGEASLGISLYPTSIEELLDVSDAGQLMPPKSTWFEPKLRSGLLVHTF
- the serC gene encoding 3-phosphoserine/phosphohydroxythreonine transaminase; protein product: MKRVHNFSAGPAALPLEVLEIVQDELLDYHGTGTSIMEKSHRGKEYTKVDAEAKERLTRILGLGDDFHIMFLQGGATAQFMQVPFNFLEEGQTADYINTGVWSQKAIKEARLFGNVHIPFSSEDEDFIRVPANDELELSGNPRYVHFTSNNTIYGTQFRSEPDSNGAPLVCDASSDFISRPIDTDRYGLIYAGAQKNLGPSGVTVVIVKKDFLQTNTKQNIPTFLNYHSHSKRIFNTPPSFAVYMVNLVLQWVEDKGGIPYFQKLNNQKAELLYTTIDQDDFYTGTADVDSRSKMNVTFRLPTEELEQRFISEAEEHGLVALKGHRSVSGIRASIYNACSMESVKVLTDFMKEFRSKRG
- a CDS encoding DUF1844 domain-containing protein, which produces MSENGNKLNEEQQEQLLFMMLVQQHQQIAMMGLGKIQHPETGQTEKDLSSAKYAIDTLGMLKKFTEGNLSKESANYLDQALTNLRLNYAEEKKKENNAPSGEAPEKEDE